In Phenylobacterium zucineum HLK1, one DNA window encodes the following:
- a CDS encoding thiamine pyrophosphate-binding protein → MTKKRAAGELAAAALAGLGVTEVFALHGSHLDPLFMACEEFGIRLTDTRHEASAGHAADAYARASNGKLGVCAVTAGPGFTNALTAMANAHLDRIPTLFIAGAAPLREAEANTLQGGFDAVAMARPVTKWAQRVSEPDRIVEFIRRAGEIALSGAPGPVFLEIPIDVMFWPIDQAPPDVSTWKRPPRPAPAPDVVEAVVEMFRKAERPVIIAGGGAVLTNSGERLRRLAELVGAPVIASQKALGALPDDHPYYAGAAAGLAAAAASGEPADAVLLVGARMGMFLGGAMGAIIPEGAYVAQIESNPEEIGRVRMADLPIVADAGATLDALIQRAGGEDWPKREAWAAKLRSFRGNVRKAFADAPVNSRPGAIHPGHAVAAIMDALPEGTTVVADGGEAGNWVGDLVRSPGAGRFLRCGYLGCLGISPGFAIGAARATPGQPVVCFAGDGGAGFHIQELDTMVRHKLPIVTVILNNAEWGMSRNAQNLLYGKNREVIVALQDTRYEDVARGFGVEAVRIDRYEDLEPAVKAAFAAGEPRCLNVIIDAGVMHPRTRMMVGDVSGADGVPIPYYANIPTGR, encoded by the coding sequence ATGACCAAAAAGCGCGCAGCGGGCGAGTTGGCGGCCGCCGCCCTGGCGGGCCTCGGCGTCACGGAGGTGTTCGCGCTGCACGGCAGCCACCTCGATCCCCTGTTCATGGCCTGCGAGGAGTTCGGCATCCGGCTGACCGACACCCGCCACGAGGCGTCGGCGGGCCACGCGGCCGACGCCTACGCCCGCGCCTCCAACGGCAAGCTCGGCGTCTGCGCCGTCACGGCCGGGCCGGGCTTCACCAACGCCCTGACGGCGATGGCCAACGCGCACCTCGACCGGATCCCCACGCTGTTCATCGCCGGCGCCGCGCCGCTCCGGGAAGCGGAGGCCAACACCCTGCAGGGCGGCTTCGACGCCGTCGCCATGGCCCGGCCCGTCACCAAGTGGGCGCAGCGGGTCAGCGAGCCCGACCGCATCGTCGAGTTCATCCGCCGGGCGGGCGAGATCGCCCTCAGCGGCGCACCCGGGCCGGTGTTCCTCGAAATCCCCATCGACGTGATGTTCTGGCCGATCGACCAGGCGCCGCCGGACGTCTCCACCTGGAAGCGGCCGCCGCGCCCGGCGCCGGCCCCGGACGTCGTCGAGGCCGTGGTCGAGATGTTCCGCAAGGCCGAGCGGCCGGTGATCATCGCCGGCGGCGGAGCGGTCCTGACCAACTCCGGCGAGCGCCTGCGGCGGCTGGCCGAACTGGTCGGCGCGCCGGTGATCGCCAGCCAGAAGGCGCTGGGCGCCCTCCCCGACGACCACCCCTACTACGCCGGCGCCGCCGCAGGCCTGGCCGCGGCGGCCGCCTCGGGCGAGCCGGCCGACGCCGTGCTCCTCGTGGGCGCCCGGATGGGCATGTTCCTCGGCGGGGCCATGGGCGCGATCATCCCCGAGGGCGCCTATGTCGCCCAGATCGAGTCGAACCCGGAGGAGATCGGCCGGGTGCGCATGGCCGACCTGCCCATCGTGGCGGACGCGGGGGCGACCCTGGACGCCCTGATCCAGCGGGCGGGCGGCGAGGACTGGCCCAAGCGGGAGGCCTGGGCGGCCAAACTGCGCAGCTTCCGCGGCAATGTCCGCAAGGCTTTCGCCGACGCGCCGGTCAATTCCCGGCCGGGCGCCATCCATCCCGGCCACGCGGTGGCGGCGATCATGGACGCCCTGCCCGAGGGGACCACCGTGGTGGCCGACGGCGGCGAGGCGGGCAACTGGGTGGGCGACCTGGTGCGCTCGCCGGGCGCCGGCCGGTTCCTGCGCTGCGGCTATCTCGGCTGCCTGGGCATCTCGCCGGGCTTCGCGATCGGGGCGGCCCGGGCCACCCCCGGCCAGCCCGTGGTCTGCTTCGCCGGCGACGGCGGGGCGGGTTTCCACATCCAGGAACTCGACACCATGGTGCGGCACAAGCTGCCGATCGTCACGGTGATCCTGAACAACGCCGAATGGGGCATGTCGCGGAACGCCCAGAACCTCCTCTACGGCAAGAACCGGGAGGTGATCGTGGCCTTGCAGGACACCCGCTATGAGGACGTGGCTCGCGGCTTCGGCGTCGAGGCGGTGCGCATCGACCGCTACGAGGACCTCGAGCCGGCGGTGAAGGCCGCCTTCGCCGCGGGCGAGCCCCGCTGCCTGAACGTCATCATCGACGCCGGCGTCATGCATCCGCGGACCCGGATGATGGTGGGCGACGTCAGCGGCGCGGACGGGGTTCCGATCCCCTACTACGCCAACATCCCGACGGGCCGGTGA
- a CDS encoding nuclear transport factor 2 family protein — protein sequence MSEPWPGAAAALAAAERLFWTVEHGDLEALRDIFADGAAVWHNTDEALTDIETTIRNLARIRGEALDFRYVDVRRRPTPDGFVQQHTLLVRMPDGREIRDLCCCVCRVENGRIATMEAYHDSAATGVMPHKAG from the coding sequence GTGAGCGAGCCCTGGCCCGGGGCCGCGGCGGCGCTGGCGGCCGCGGAGCGGCTGTTCTGGACGGTGGAGCACGGCGACCTGGAGGCGCTGCGCGACATCTTCGCCGACGGCGCCGCGGTCTGGCACAACACCGACGAGGCGCTGACCGACATCGAGACCACCATCCGCAACCTCGCGCGGATCCGCGGCGAGGCCCTCGACTTCCGCTATGTGGACGTGCGGCGCCGGCCGACGCCGGACGGCTTCGTGCAGCAGCACACCCTCCTCGTCCGGATGCCGGACGGCCGTGAGATCCGAGACCTCTGCTGCTGCGTCTGCCGCGTCGAGAACGGGCGCATCGCCACGATGGAGGCCTATCACGACAGCGCCGCCACGGGCGTCATGCCGCACAAGGCCGGCTGA
- a CDS encoding GntR family transcriptional regulator, with the protein MAAAVDKAYQTIRDGIISGVYQPGAHLTAQDLAAASGLSRTPVREAMRRLQSEGLITLIPHRGAFVANMDERDIHRIYDLRVVLESYAAETAALEADEASIAALEDLAAQMEAALDRGGPHVVEEITRLNNAFHKAIVAAAASPRLEVALAAIVEAPLVLRTFRRYSLEEMRRSATQHLELVSAIRARDAAWARSAMASHILSGRNALLRSLAAAAG; encoded by the coding sequence ATGGCGGCGGCAGTCGACAAGGCCTACCAGACCATCCGCGACGGCATCATCAGCGGGGTCTACCAACCGGGCGCCCACCTGACGGCGCAGGACCTGGCGGCCGCCAGCGGCCTCTCGCGGACACCGGTGCGCGAGGCCATGCGCCGGCTCCAGTCGGAAGGGCTCATCACCCTCATTCCGCACCGCGGCGCGTTCGTGGCCAACATGGACGAGCGGGACATCCACCGGATCTACGACCTTCGCGTCGTGCTCGAGAGCTACGCCGCCGAGACCGCCGCGCTGGAGGCCGACGAGGCCAGCATCGCGGCCCTCGAGGATCTGGCCGCCCAGATGGAGGCGGCGCTGGATCGCGGCGGGCCGCACGTCGTCGAGGAGATCACGCGGCTCAACAACGCCTTCCACAAGGCGATCGTCGCCGCGGCGGCCAGCCCGCGGCTGGAGGTGGCGCTGGCCGCGATCGTGGAAGCGCCGCTCGTCCTTCGCACCTTCCGCCGCTACAGCCTCGAGGAGATGCGCCGCAGCGCCACCCAGCACCTGGAGCTCGTCTCGGCGATCCGGGCGCGCGACGCCGCATGGGCGCGCAGCGCCATGGCCAGCCACATCCTCTCCGGCCGCAACGCCCTGCTCCGCTCGCTGGCCGCCGCGGCCGGCTGA
- a CDS encoding spinster family MFS transporter, producing MTAAAEAQEARAPVSGAYRSYLMVLLTAAYALNLLDRQIINVLAEPIKRDLGLADWQLGALTGLSFALLYSVAALPIARLADRGDRVRIIGLAVLAWSLFTAACGAAANFVQLLLLRVGVGVGEAGCAPPAQALIADHHPPGRRAGALGVFALGAPVGASIGLAAGGLLVEHIGWRGTLVAAGAPGVVIGLLVLLTLKDPLAGPRAAPRPPQPALGLVLRALARRRAFVFVTLGVALLSFVNYGAMAFAGSFYLRVHGDDIAALGAAFGVGPLGVIGVGMALFGATGGAAGTFIGGRLGDRWGARDVRAHVWIPAAGSALTALAYAAMFTVPAGAGSLALFAAASFFANLWNGPGAHAIQSLAGERARATALALVLFVVSALGLGLGPLLIGAMSDAFAPSLGEAEGLRLAILLGATVGVLSALCHVLASRSIRADLAEVAEREALAG from the coding sequence ATGACGGCGGCCGCTGAAGCGCAGGAAGCTCGGGCGCCGGTCTCGGGCGCCTACCGGTCCTATCTCATGGTCCTGCTGACGGCGGCCTATGCGCTCAACCTGCTGGACCGGCAGATCATCAATGTCCTCGCCGAGCCCATCAAGCGGGACCTGGGCCTCGCAGACTGGCAGCTCGGCGCCCTGACCGGCCTGTCGTTCGCCCTGCTGTACAGCGTCGCGGCCCTGCCGATCGCCCGGCTCGCGGACCGGGGCGACCGGGTCCGCATCATCGGCCTCGCCGTGCTGGCCTGGAGCCTCTTCACCGCCGCCTGCGGCGCGGCCGCCAACTTCGTGCAACTGCTGCTGCTGCGGGTCGGCGTCGGCGTCGGCGAGGCCGGCTGCGCGCCGCCCGCCCAGGCGCTGATCGCCGATCATCATCCGCCGGGGCGGCGGGCCGGCGCCCTGGGCGTGTTCGCCCTCGGCGCGCCCGTGGGCGCGTCCATCGGCCTGGCCGCCGGGGGCCTGCTCGTGGAGCATATCGGCTGGCGCGGGACGCTGGTGGCCGCCGGAGCGCCCGGCGTGGTCATCGGCCTGCTGGTGCTCCTGACGCTCAAGGATCCGCTGGCCGGTCCGCGCGCCGCGCCCAGGCCGCCCCAGCCCGCGCTCGGCCTCGTCCTGCGGGCCCTCGCCCGACGTCGCGCCTTCGTCTTCGTCACGCTCGGCGTGGCCCTGCTGTCGTTCGTGAACTACGGCGCGATGGCGTTCGCCGGCTCCTTCTATCTGCGCGTCCACGGGGACGACATCGCCGCCCTGGGCGCGGCGTTCGGCGTCGGCCCTCTGGGCGTGATCGGCGTCGGCATGGCGCTGTTCGGCGCCACGGGCGGGGCGGCCGGAACCTTCATCGGCGGGCGTCTCGGCGACCGCTGGGGCGCGCGCGACGTCCGGGCCCACGTCTGGATCCCCGCCGCGGGCTCGGCGCTGACGGCGCTCGCCTACGCCGCCATGTTCACCGTCCCGGCGGGCGCCGGCTCCCTGGCCCTGTTCGCGGCCGCCTCGTTCTTCGCCAACCTCTGGAACGGCCCCGGCGCCCACGCCATCCAGAGCCTGGCGGGCGAGCGCGCCAGGGCCACCGCGCTCGCGCTCGTCCTCTTTGTCGTCAGCGCGCTTGGCCTCGGCCTCGGGCCGCTCCTCATCGGCGCGATGAGCGACGCCTTCGCTCCGTCCCTTGGCGAGGCCGAGGGGCTGCGCCTGGCCATCCTGCTGGGTGCGACGGTCGGGGTGCTGTCCGCGCTCTGCCACGTGCTGGCGAGCCGCTCGATCCGCGCGGACCTGGCGGAGGTCGCCGAACGCGAGGCCCTGGCGGGCTGA
- a CDS encoding TonB-dependent receptor — MNHKRYLLALLSTTSLLGVASPALTQAGGETTAVEELIVTAQRREQSLLDVPLSVAVVGGDTLRDANLASVTELTQLAAGLTYNTNFGGGFLIRGVGTQSVLISSEQSVSIVIDDIVQGLPEISFAGPSYQALTDIERVEVLRGPQGTLFGKNSSAGVVQIITKKPSLGEYLGDATVSYATDNEMRVGANVNIPLGETAAFRLSGFVNRRDGFVENRFTGKDLSGYTMRGWRAKLLWKPTDRAELYLVGAHIENEDSGNGIWTLRSCGSGFSGTQGVIVPCNEVAKYGVTAGPKNLAGAWDGPTGVKTVNDSVSGRLTYDLGGGAVLKAITGYYEIDTNEDLEVDSSPRRILSTNVTQLRQRQFSQELRLEGTYGNLDYTVGGFYYKSRNLTIGLQAGTFALIPDSSPISLTTAFGPVRCCISAQDSTTESLAAFSQGTLRLLDDRLSITGGIRYTDDKVSLDSIAYDAGNVCQVAFALGGACKVPGMNEVATRSKSVDDVSGRVSVQYEVVPDVNVYATYSTGYKGPLISYARGQPLFEVDAETVTNYEVGLKGAFFDRRLVATVALFRSRYSNFQGQTTVVDPNNPAVRSLITTNAGGLKTKGLEADVVFQATPELTLRGAYAYVPTEYIDFAIQCNDRYANPATVPGQCTYISPRAPGVLQFNAGGYPLVFAPKHTFNVGLNYERPVLGEYLFGASLTYNWRDETYTGAADPNSIVPSYGLLGANVSFGPDDGRWRVSGFARNLLDEYFVTGIFKTPLDAGTAGSTPLSTVGYSNIPSIESSRTVGVKLEVNF, encoded by the coding sequence ATGAACCACAAGCGGTACTTGCTGGCCTTGCTGTCGACCACCAGCCTGCTGGGGGTCGCCTCGCCGGCGCTGACCCAGGCCGGCGGCGAGACGACGGCGGTCGAGGAACTGATCGTCACCGCCCAGCGTCGCGAGCAGAGCCTGCTCGACGTGCCGCTGTCGGTGGCCGTGGTCGGCGGCGACACGTTGCGGGACGCGAACCTCGCCAGCGTGACCGAACTCACTCAGCTGGCCGCGGGCCTGACCTACAACACCAACTTCGGCGGCGGCTTCCTGATCCGCGGCGTGGGGACCCAGTCGGTCCTCATCTCGAGCGAGCAGAGCGTCTCCATCGTCATCGACGACATCGTGCAGGGGCTGCCCGAGATCAGCTTCGCCGGTCCGTCCTACCAGGCCCTGACCGACATCGAGCGGGTCGAGGTGCTGCGCGGGCCGCAGGGCACGCTGTTCGGCAAGAACAGCTCGGCCGGCGTGGTCCAGATCATCACCAAGAAGCCGTCGCTGGGCGAATACCTCGGCGACGCCACGGTCTCCTACGCCACCGACAACGAGATGCGGGTCGGCGCCAACGTCAACATCCCGCTCGGCGAGACGGCGGCCTTCCGGCTTTCGGGCTTCGTGAACCGCCGCGACGGCTTTGTGGAGAACCGCTTCACCGGCAAGGACCTCTCCGGCTACACGATGCGCGGCTGGCGGGCCAAGCTGCTCTGGAAGCCGACCGACCGGGCCGAGCTCTACCTGGTCGGCGCCCACATCGAGAACGAGGACTCCGGCAACGGCATCTGGACGCTCCGCAGCTGCGGCAGCGGCTTCAGCGGCACGCAGGGGGTCATCGTTCCCTGCAACGAGGTGGCCAAGTACGGCGTTACGGCCGGCCCGAAGAACCTCGCCGGGGCCTGGGACGGCCCCACCGGGGTGAAGACGGTCAACGACAGCGTCTCCGGCCGCCTGACCTACGACCTCGGCGGCGGGGCGGTGCTGAAGGCGATCACCGGCTACTACGAGATCGACACGAACGAGGACCTCGAGGTCGACTCATCGCCGCGGCGGATCCTCTCCACCAACGTGACCCAGCTTCGCCAGCGGCAGTTCAGCCAGGAGCTGCGGCTGGAGGGCACCTACGGCAACCTCGACTACACGGTGGGCGGTTTCTACTACAAGTCGCGCAACCTCACGATCGGCCTGCAGGCCGGCACCTTCGCCCTCATTCCCGACAGCTCGCCCATCAGCCTGACCACCGCCTTCGGTCCCGTCCGGTGCTGCATCTCCGCGCAGGACTCGACCACCGAGAGCCTGGCCGCGTTCTCCCAGGGGACGCTGCGGCTGCTCGACGACCGGCTCTCGATCACGGGCGGCATCCGCTACACCGACGACAAGGTGTCCCTGGACAGCATCGCCTACGACGCCGGCAACGTGTGCCAGGTGGCGTTCGCCCTGGGCGGCGCCTGCAAGGTCCCCGGCATGAACGAGGTCGCGACGCGTTCGAAGAGCGTGGACGACGTCTCGGGACGCGTTTCGGTCCAGTACGAGGTCGTGCCAGACGTGAACGTCTATGCGACCTACTCGACGGGCTACAAGGGTCCGCTCATCTCCTACGCGCGCGGTCAGCCGCTGTTCGAGGTCGACGCCGAGACGGTCACCAACTACGAAGTCGGCCTGAAGGGCGCCTTCTTCGACCGCCGGCTGGTGGCCACGGTCGCGCTCTTCCGCTCCCGCTATTCCAACTTCCAGGGCCAGACCACGGTCGTCGACCCGAACAACCCGGCGGTGCGCAGCCTGATCACCACCAACGCCGGGGGGCTGAAGACCAAGGGCCTCGAGGCGGACGTCGTCTTCCAGGCGACCCCGGAGCTGACCCTTCGCGGCGCGTACGCCTACGTGCCGACCGAGTACATCGACTTCGCCATCCAGTGTAACGACCGCTACGCCAACCCGGCGACCGTTCCGGGGCAGTGCACCTACATCAGCCCGCGGGCGCCGGGCGTGCTGCAGTTCAACGCCGGCGGCTATCCCCTGGTCTTCGCGCCCAAGCACACCTTCAACGTGGGCCTGAACTACGAGCGTCCCGTCCTGGGCGAGTACCTGTTCGGCGCCTCGCTGACCTACAACTGGCGTGACGAGACCTACACGGGGGCTGCGGACCCCAACAGCATCGTGCCGTCCTACGGCCTGCTGGGCGCGAATGTCAGCTTCGGACCCGACGACGGTCGCTGGCGGGTGAGCGGCTTCGCCCGCAACCTGCTCGACGAGTACTTCGTCACCGGCATCTTCAAGACGCCTCTGGACGCCGGGACCGCCGGCAGCACCCCGCTGTCGACCGTCGGCTACTCCAACATCCCCTCGATCGAGAGCAGCCGTACGGTGGGGGTGAAGCTCGAGGTCAACTTCTGA
- a CDS encoding N-acyl-D-amino-acid deacylase family protein encodes MEKAFDLVLRGGSVIDGSGKPAFVADVGVKAGRIAAVGRIAAAGAEEIDARGQLVTPGFVDVHTHYDGQATWGEQMQPSSWHGVTTVVMGNCGVGFAPCRPNDRERVMRLMEGVEDIPFPVLDEGLPWNWETYPDYLDSLAGRRFDLDIGGLLPHAPLRVYVMGERGANREPATPDDIAAMAAIARQAIRAGALGFSTSKTLNHRTKDGESTPTLGAAEDELTGIAMALAAEGRGVIEYIGDYFDPAEEFAMLRRLVERSGRPLSFGLAQISDRPGDYKILLQKLTEAAKAGLPMAAQAAPRAIGILFGLELTLNPFLQHPSYAEIRDLPHAERVARLRDPDFRARLLAEGGSAERLRVIELQKWDRMFLLGDEPDYEQAPDQTVAAIAARQGRTPAEVALDHMLDRNGRGILYLAFANYVSGDLSAVHEMLSHPAVVPGLSDGGAHVGTICDGSFPTTTLVHWTRDRTRGPKLPLEEMIRKQTSYAADLVGLGDRGRIAPGYRADLNVIDYERLRLKSPQVAYDLPMGGRRLIQRAEGYTATIVAGEVTYRDGEPTGALPGRLLRGPQSAPAALAAE; translated from the coding sequence ATGGAGAAGGCCTTCGACCTCGTTCTGCGGGGCGGCTCGGTCATCGACGGTTCCGGCAAGCCGGCTTTCGTGGCCGACGTCGGCGTCAAGGCGGGCCGTATCGCGGCGGTGGGCCGGATCGCAGCCGCCGGCGCCGAGGAGATCGACGCGCGCGGCCAGCTGGTCACCCCGGGCTTCGTGGACGTCCACACCCACTACGACGGGCAGGCGACCTGGGGCGAGCAGATGCAGCCCTCCTCCTGGCACGGCGTCACGACCGTGGTGATGGGCAACTGCGGGGTCGGATTCGCGCCCTGCCGTCCGAACGACCGCGAGCGGGTGATGCGGCTGATGGAAGGGGTCGAGGACATCCCCTTCCCGGTCCTCGACGAGGGCCTGCCCTGGAACTGGGAGACCTATCCCGACTACCTCGACAGCCTCGCGGGCCGCCGCTTCGACCTCGACATCGGGGGCCTGCTGCCGCACGCGCCGCTGCGGGTCTACGTCATGGGCGAGCGGGGCGCGAACCGCGAGCCGGCCACCCCGGACGACATTGCGGCCATGGCGGCGATCGCCCGCCAGGCCATCCGGGCGGGCGCCCTCGGCTTCTCCACCTCCAAGACGCTGAACCACCGCACCAAGGACGGGGAATCCACCCCGACCCTGGGGGCCGCTGAGGACGAGCTCACCGGGATCGCCATGGCTCTCGCGGCCGAAGGGCGCGGCGTGATCGAATACATCGGCGACTATTTCGACCCGGCCGAGGAATTCGCCATGCTGCGGCGGCTCGTCGAGAGGTCGGGTCGTCCCCTGTCGTTCGGCCTGGCCCAGATCAGCGACCGGCCGGGCGACTACAAGATACTGCTTCAGAAGCTCACCGAGGCGGCGAAGGCCGGGCTGCCGATGGCGGCGCAGGCGGCCCCGCGAGCGATCGGCATCCTATTCGGGCTGGAGCTGACGCTGAATCCCTTCCTGCAGCACCCCTCCTACGCCGAGATCCGCGACCTTCCGCACGCCGAGCGGGTCGCGCGCCTTCGCGATCCCGATTTCCGCGCCCGACTGCTGGCCGAGGGCGGCTCGGCGGAGCGGCTGCGGGTGATCGAGCTGCAGAAATGGGACCGGATGTTCCTGCTGGGCGACGAGCCCGACTACGAACAGGCGCCCGACCAGACCGTCGCCGCCATCGCCGCCCGCCAGGGCCGAACGCCGGCCGAGGTGGCGCTGGACCACATGCTGGACCGGAACGGCCGCGGCATCCTCTACCTGGCCTTCGCCAACTACGTCTCAGGCGACCTCAGCGCCGTGCACGAGATGCTGAGCCACCCCGCCGTGGTGCCGGGTCTGTCCGACGGCGGCGCGCACGTCGGCACCATCTGCGACGGCAGCTTCCCGACCACGACCCTGGTCCACTGGACGCGGGACCGCACCCGGGGACCGAAGCTTCCGCTCGAGGAGATGATCCGCAAGCAGACCAGCTATGCGGCCGACCTCGTGGGCCTGGGGGATCGGGGCCGCATCGCCCCGGGCTATCGGGCGGACCTGAACGTCATCGACTACGAGCGTCTCCGGCTGAAGAGCCCGCAGGTCGCCTACGACCTTCCGATGGGCGGGCGCCGGCTGATCCAGCGGGCGGAAGGCTACACCGCGACGATCGTGGCCGGCGAGGTCACCTATCGGGACGGCGAGCCGACCGGAGCCCTGCCGGGACGGCTGCTTCGGGGGCCGCAGTCGGCGCCGGCGGCGCTCGCCGCGGAGTAG
- a CDS encoding hexameric tyrosine-coordinated heme protein, which produces MADAGSWLPTLKTDTPEAGYQLALKLSRMAVKLTQPSAEVRDELRTQYERDSGELIEIAHVVAVNFQTVAAANDYWRSARA; this is translated from the coding sequence ATGGCTGATGCAGGATCCTGGCTCCCCACCCTCAAGACCGATACGCCCGAGGCGGGCTATCAGCTCGCGCTCAAGCTCTCGCGGATGGCGGTCAAGCTGACTCAGCCGTCGGCGGAGGTGCGCGACGAGCTCAGGACGCAATACGAGCGGGATTCCGGCGAGCTGATCGAGATCGCCCACGTCGTGGCGGTGAACTTCCAGACCGTCGCGGCGGCCAACGACTATTGGCGGAGCGCCCGCGCTTAG
- a CDS encoding universal stress protein, protein MSDQPKASIPPKKILLATDLSGRGDRALDRATQLAAQWHAELTVVHAIEGAGDLPDYRRLPSWRRPPEPAALVERQIREDVRGPCPRLRVVVEEGPAPQVILNAVANEGADLVVLGLGRHRPFGLAGVGRTIDELFRRSPVSVLVVKRRPNGPYGHVLAGVDFTPESRRGVEVAAEFFPEAAMTVMHAYELPYRGYMLDTKLGHDFAELETGTLRGFLDEAQLPQGRRERILPLVEHGPPEVMLGAYVMEQGADLTVIGAYERNRLFHVVVVGKGPRIVESIPSDVLVVRAERPAD, encoded by the coding sequence GTGTCCGATCAGCCCAAGGCGTCCATCCCACCGAAGAAGATCCTGCTCGCCACCGACCTGAGCGGCCGGGGCGACCGGGCGCTCGATCGGGCGACGCAACTTGCCGCCCAGTGGCACGCCGAGCTGACGGTGGTGCATGCGATCGAGGGCGCGGGCGACCTGCCCGACTATCGACGGCTCCCCTCCTGGCGACGACCGCCCGAGCCGGCGGCGCTGGTCGAGCGGCAGATCCGCGAGGACGTGCGCGGACCTTGCCCCCGCCTGCGCGTGGTGGTGGAGGAGGGGCCCGCGCCCCAGGTGATCCTCAACGCGGTGGCGAACGAAGGCGCGGACCTGGTGGTGCTGGGCCTGGGTCGCCACCGGCCGTTCGGACTGGCGGGGGTCGGCCGGACGATCGACGAGCTTTTCCGGCGATCCCCGGTCTCGGTGCTCGTGGTCAAGCGCCGGCCGAACGGCCCCTACGGCCACGTGCTCGCGGGGGTCGACTTCACGCCGGAGTCGCGGCGGGGCGTCGAGGTGGCGGCGGAGTTCTTTCCCGAGGCCGCCATGACCGTGATGCATGCCTACGAGCTCCCTTACCGGGGCTACATGCTCGACACCAAGCTGGGCCATGACTTCGCCGAGCTCGAGACCGGGACCCTGCGCGGCTTCCTCGACGAGGCCCAGCTTCCGCAGGGGCGTCGCGAGCGCATCTTGCCGCTCGTCGAGCATGGGCCGCCCGAGGTGATGCTCGGCGCCTATGTGATGGAACAGGGCGCCGACCTGACGGTGATCGGCGCCTACGAGCGCAACCGCCTCTTCCACGTCGTGGTGGTCGGGAAGGGGCCGCGCATCGTCGAGAGCATCCCCAGCGACGTCCTGGTGGTGCGGGCCGAGCGGCCAGCCGACTGA